AACATGCGGCTGGTGTGGAAACGCACCTGGAAGTGGTGCTCCAGTGCCCCGCAGAGCCCTGGCCTCCGGGGCGGCAGCGAGGGCGGCATGGGCAGTGCCAGTGGGGAGGCTGGGGTAGGctggctgtgcagcagcagcagctcctcctggaGCTTGCAGATCTCCCACTCCAGCATGGGGGTCTTCTGGCGGCAGATGGGGCAGCGCACGCGGCCGATGTCAGCGGCGCCAGCCCGGTCCATGATGGCGCGCAGGCAGTCGCTGCACAGCACGTGGTTGCAGTTGAGCAGGGCCCGGGTGTGCCGCCCGCTGTCGTAGGGCTCCGTGCAGATGGGGCACTCCTCCTCGGTGCTGCCAGCTTCCCCTGGGGCGCCGCAGGTCTCAGCAGCACTGCCCAGGGCCTGATCTCCTGCCCCCGCGCTGGGGGGGCTCAGGCTCCggctcgaggtcctttccaggctGGGCAGCCCCTGGGGAGCCCCATGGCTGCTGCCAGCCGCCGGCAccaggctgagtgggggtggCGCGGGGCAGAGGTGCCCTCCGCCCAGATGCGCGCTGGGGGGGCCGTAGGCAGCTGGCGCTTTGCGCTGATCCAGGAGAGGCTCCCACGCTGCCTCCTCGCCCTCCAGATCCCGAGCCCCGCTGGCCTCCGGCCGGGCGCCTCCTTCGCCTCCCCAGGCCTCCGGCTCGCTCTCCCCGGGGCTCTCCGCCTCGCCCTCCTGCCGGgccggctccagctccagctccgcGGCCAGGCTCCTCGGGAGGCGGCGCTTCGCCCCGCTCCCCGGGCGCGGGCCGGGCCCGCCGAGGGGCGCCGGGGCGGGAGGCGGCTCTGCCCGCAGAGACAGCAGCTGCCATCGCTGGGTGGCGGATCACAGCAGCTTGCGGCCGCTTGCTTGGCCCGGGACCGACCTGTCCTCACCCGGGCAGGCGGGACCCGGCAGCCGCCTGCGCTCGCCCGCCCCGGCTCCGCAGCCCTGGCCCGGGGCCAGCCTCGCCGCCCGGCTGGTTCTGCGGCTCCAGGGGCCGCCCCTCTGCTCAGCTCTTCCCGGAGCCAGCCCGCGCCCCAGCCCCCGTGTGACCGAGGGGATACTCGCTCCCCAGGCTCGCCCTGCAgcctgctgctccccagcccGCTCCCCGGAGCAGAGCCACGAGGCACCTGCACTTGCCGGGGGGACGGGGACTTCCCACCCGCCCACGTCTCCAGCCTCTGGGCTTGTGTCTGTCCTGCTGATCTGACAgcccctcctggctgccccttcGCCAGCCTGCCCCTGCCACCTCGCCCGCGGAACTGGGGCTGGGTGTGAcccgcccccttcccctctccccaggcctcAGGCCACCtcgccctgctctgccccaggcacctCAAGAGGCTGCTGGGCCAGAGGCACCGTCTTTGCCATCAGGAACCCTCCTCTAGGTCTCCAAGGCTGCACTTGGCTCCTCTCGCTGGAGCAGGGTGAACTCTCAGTCACTAGTGAGTTTGCTGCTTGGTCAGACAAGCTCTGCCAGGCTGTGCTCTGGGtgccccctgggctgggacaccgGTGCTGGCACCAGGAATGCTCCGAGGAGAGTTCACAGCCTGGCCCAGTATCCatccagcacagccagggccctTGGGACAGTGATAACAATTACACCAGAGCAAGGTCTGATTGTCTCAGGGGCCAGGTGTCCATGTGATGCCAACAAGAGACACACCAAGGCCTGAGTGGATGTGGAGAAAGGCAGGATACAGGGACTCCAGGTCTACCAAGCCAGCCCTTTCCAGCACTCCCACTTCCCCTGGCTAACTGACGGGGTGGAGATCAGCCAATATCAAACTTCCTCCAGACACTACCTCTAAACCAGCCGTTCTCAAAAgtgtgggttgtgaccccattgtaatggggttgccagggctggtgtcaGACTTGATGGGACCcaggaccgaagcctgagccccatcgcCTGGGACCAACGCCCGGAGCTTAACccaaagcttgagggcttcagccctgggtggcaagggtggggcttgggctttgctgtcccccacccccaccacctgggcagtggggcttgggctttgccgTCCCCCACCTCCCGCCACCTGGACAGTGGGGCTTGCGCTTTGGCtctcctgcctggggcagtggggctcaagtgagctcaggctttggtcccccctcctggggtcatgtcgtgaagggggtcgcggtgctgggaagtttgagaactgctctaGCCAAAGCAGGACAATTACAGACTGATGCAGACTTTGGAGAGGTAACTATTCCATGTGTCTGCTGCCCCTCTGGCCACGGAAGGCCCTGTTGATCTGGGGTGGGAGCCCGCACTGGGATGACATGTTCACTCACTTCCCCTTCCTGCCTGAGAACATGCACGCCCTGGCCCAGGGCAGCAGAGAGGCCAGCTCAGAGCTCGTCAGGCTCCCAGCCTGAGGTCTGACTCACATCCAGGGCACTAATGACTGTTTACAGGGTGGCTAAGCATTTCAGAGAGCCAGGCAAAAGGGGAATGGGCACGGGCCCCGGAGACACATGGACCCAGGCACCGGGGGGCAGAGGGACAATGGCAAAGGGGCCACAGCCACACACAGCTAGAGATAGCCAGCAGCAAGGATGCTTGGAAACCCCCCCACCAACTCTGGCCCCTGCGTCTCCAGCTTCTGCTAGTGCAGCCTTAGTTACTGGTGGCAATTGGTGCTGTTTGGATCCGAGCAGGAGAGCTTACTTACCtttacagtaactggagttcttggAGGTGGTACTCCATGACAAGATGTGCGTGCAGCCGTGCCCTCTCGAACTGTTATCAGCAGTGCTTGTGGGTCCATGCCTATGTCCTACCTACACACCCTCATGCTCCAGCACAAGAGTATAGAGAGAGGGGTGAACCCAccactgctcctgctcctcctcaaCCCCAAAACCCAGAGGCAGAACTCAgaagcagagagggaggaggatgggtagtggagcacccatagggacaaaaCATGTTGAAGAACTTCAGCTAAGCTAAGTACCCTCTCCTTCTTCCTCCAGTCCCTATTGGCGTTCCACATCAAGGAAGTCCCAAGCAGTGCCTCAATATGgaggagggtgctgaggaggtggATTCAGTAGAGATTGGAGATCAGCATCGCTGAAGGCCCAGCTGCACCGAAAGCTGTCAAGACCGCACAGTGCTTGGA
This genomic window from Chelonoidis abingdonii isolate Lonesome George chromosome 24, CheloAbing_2.0, whole genome shotgun sequence contains:
- the LOC116817264 gene encoding ring finger protein-like, which encodes MDPQALLITVREGTAARTSCHGVPPPRTPVTVKRWQLLSLRAEPPPAPAPLGGPGPRPGSGAKRRLPRSLAAELELEPARQEGEAESPGESEPEAWGGEGGARPEASGARDLEGEEAAWEPLLDQRKAPAAYGPPSAHLGGGHLCPAPPPLSLVPAAGSSHGAPQGLPSLERTSSRSLSPPSAGAGDQALGSAAETCGAPGEAGSTEEECPICTEPYDSGRHTRALLNCNHVLCSDCLRAIMDRAGAADIGRVRCPICRQKTPMLEWEICKLQEELLLLHSQPTPASPLALPMPPSLPPRRPGLCGALEHHFQVRFHTSRMFGCLPCVRYPLCLVSGLGSLQHRCRCCYLLSLAALLAAETLSLLLIFLPIVLLVLLFLILDK